A single Bifidobacterium asteroides DNA region contains:
- a CDS encoding metalloregulator ArsR/SmtB family transcription factor — protein sequence MAIQETTAALADPLRRRVLDLLEQGGMEAGRLAEKLGMTPSKLSYHLRKLKEADLIVGHKQGTRVIYELNLSVLDSTIQWLYRLRTSASDKRSLPEPRIVSKETGSTAVSES from the coding sequence ATGGCTATTCAAGAAACAACAGCGGCTCTGGCTGATCCCCTGCGTCGTCGTGTGCTGGATCTTTTGGAGCAGGGCGGCATGGAGGCGGGACGCCTGGCCGAAAAACTGGGAATGACGCCATCCAAGCTGTCCTATCATCTGCGGAAGTTGAAAGAAGCAGACCTGATTGTCGGCCACAAGCAGGGCACCAGGGTCATCTACGAACTCAATCTGAGTGTGCTGGACAGCACTATTCAGTGGCTCTACCGCCTGCGGACCAGCGCCAGCGACAAGAGAAGTCTGCCCGAGCCGCGGATTGTGAGCAAGGAAACTGGTTCGACAGCAGTTTCCGAGTCCTAA
- a CDS encoding HAD family hydrolase has protein sequence MGKAAIFDLDGTLLDSMGVWKEIDQRFFARRNIPMPDDYASAVASMQTGAIARYTIDRFHLDERPEDLVEEWNEDALLLYATAVQPKPHARDYLQALKASGAALAVATSLPPRLRQAALKHAGMTDCFDQVCSVDDAKSIGKEEPEIYLLASRMLGVAPDHCTVFEDLLVAVDSAKRAGMKVWAMYDQSSDKDWDAIRSEADGAITDFAQAPAIL, from the coding sequence ATTGGCAAGGCCGCCATCTTCGACTTGGACGGCACACTTCTGGATTCCATGGGAGTTTGGAAGGAAATCGACCAACGTTTCTTTGCTCGCCGCAACATCCCCATGCCGGACGATTACGCATCTGCAGTGGCCTCCATGCAGACCGGTGCCATTGCCAGATACACCATCGACCGCTTCCACCTTGACGAGCGCCCAGAAGATCTTGTGGAGGAGTGGAACGAGGACGCACTCCTGCTCTACGCCACAGCTGTGCAGCCCAAACCACATGCACGCGATTACCTGCAGGCGCTAAAAGCCAGCGGTGCCGCCCTGGCTGTGGCAACCAGCCTTCCGCCGCGCCTACGACAGGCTGCTCTGAAGCACGCTGGGATGACCGATTGCTTCGACCAGGTCTGCAGCGTGGATGATGCCAAAAGCATCGGCAAAGAGGAACCGGAAATCTACCTGTTGGCTTCACGGATGCTGGGAGTTGCGCCCGACCACTGCACAGTGTTCGAGGATCTTCTGGTCGCCGTCGATTCGGCCAAGCGGGCTGGGATGAAGGTCTGGGCCATGTACGACCAGTCTTCGGACAAGGATTGGGATGCCATTCGCTCTGAGGCTGATGGCGCTATCACTGACTTCGCCCAGGCGCCTGCCATTCTCTGA
- a CDS encoding endonuclease III domain-containing protein — protein MLARLGLQNWWPAETDFEMMIGAVLVQHTAWGNAAMSIEQLRKADLLNPCNMADVDLARLTNLIRSSGFMKAKARTCKALAQWLLAHGIRTADVEDCADEGLRDDLLTIAGVGRETADVIRLYAFGQRCFIWDAYARRMLDGLGWASLRSYQEGEEYEADFIRVDQWPLNDLCEYHGLIVQAGKNHRNPQAYAAFLKELGGHESSSK, from the coding sequence TTGCTCGCTCGCCTGGGATTGCAGAATTGGTGGCCGGCAGAGACCGACTTCGAGATGATGATCGGAGCGGTGCTGGTCCAGCATACGGCCTGGGGAAACGCGGCCATGTCCATCGAGCAGCTGCGCAAGGCCGATCTGCTCAACCCCTGCAACATGGCCGACGTCGATCTGGCAAGGCTGACGAACTTGATCAGATCAAGCGGCTTCATGAAGGCCAAGGCACGCACATGCAAGGCCCTGGCTCAGTGGCTGCTGGCTCACGGCATCCGCACGGCCGATGTTGAGGATTGCGCGGATGAAGGTCTGCGTGACGATCTGCTCACCATTGCCGGAGTCGGACGCGAGACGGCGGATGTCATACGGCTCTATGCCTTCGGCCAGCGCTGCTTCATCTGGGATGCCTATGCACGCCGGATGCTGGACGGTCTGGGTTGGGCCTCCCTGCGGTCATACCAGGAGGGTGAAGAGTACGAGGCGGATTTTATTCGGGTTGATCAATGGCCGCTCAACGACTTGTGCGAATATCACGGGTTGATTGTCCAAGCAGGCAAAAACCATCGCAACCCCCAAGCCTATGCCGCCTTCCTTAAGGAACTTGGCGGTCATGAAAGCTCTTCCAAATGA
- a CDS encoding SdpI family protein, which produces MADGGKAGRFVPTLVVAQWLPGIIMLGVSCLVVNRLPNENVPLHWNAQNQVDRWGSPQELVWMPCFCLVIALIWTILMFVLRAYLIKRGDEAGHTLTVFLLGGLCMQIIVAVLDLFELAVADSHWGWWPTDFGIDKVAMLLTGLTLIVIGNLAPKTRPNGISGFRVPGAYASREAWRRCQQFGGVLFMILGVVMILAALAYSGVRLYWICGTALAIVLVLIFAYGSYAGRKYAGQGGPVYHR; this is translated from the coding sequence ATGGCTGATGGCGGCAAAGCGGGTCGGTTCGTCCCGACCCTGGTCGTGGCTCAGTGGTTGCCGGGGATAATCATGCTGGGCGTAAGCTGCTTAGTGGTCAATCGTCTGCCGAATGAAAACGTCCCGCTTCATTGGAATGCACAGAACCAGGTGGATCGCTGGGGCTCTCCCCAGGAGCTGGTTTGGATGCCCTGCTTCTGTCTGGTCATTGCGCTGATTTGGACCATCCTCATGTTCGTCCTGCGTGCATATTTGATTAAACGTGGTGATGAAGCGGGGCATACCTTGACCGTTTTTCTGCTTGGTGGTCTATGCATGCAGATTATTGTCGCGGTTTTAGATCTGTTCGAATTAGCTGTTGCTGATTCTCATTGGGGCTGGTGGCCGACGGATTTCGGCATCGATAAGGTCGCCATGCTATTGACCGGTCTGACTCTCATAGTCATCGGCAATCTTGCTCCTAAAACCAGACCCAACGGCATCAGCGGTTTTCGAGTGCCAGGTGCCTACGCCAGCCGCGAGGCTTGGCGCCGTTGTCAGCAGTTTGGCGGGGTGCTATTCATGATTCTGGGCGTGGTCATGATCCTGGCTGCCCTGGCTTATAGCGGAGTCAGGCTCTACTGGATCTGTGGAACCGCTCTGGCAATCGTCCTTGTACTCATATTTGCCTATGGTTCATACGCTGGCAGAAAGTATGCCGGGCAGGGCGGACCCGTGTACCACCGTTAG
- a CDS encoding zinc-dependent alcohol dehydrogenase family protein: MKAAKFVKPGRIELEEAPMPTIEKPGDAVIRVIRACVCGSDLWWYRGISSMPSGSHVGHEAIGLVEKVGSDVTHVKPGDFVIAPFTHGCGHCAACRAGFDGDCLDPDRRGSGGYQSEYLRFTNADWALVQIPGQPEDYSDDMLDSLLTLSDVMATGYHAAATAQAKEGDTVVVIGDGAVGLCGVLAAKLRGAERIIAMSRHEDRQRLAREFGATDIVAERGDAAVEQVMALTDGAGADAVLECVGTELSTDTAVRVARPGAVVGRVGVPQQATMDTSKLFWRNVGLRGGTAAVTTYDRHLLLDQVLKGSIQPGKVFTQRFALDHIQEAYEAMDQRTAIKSLVLVGE, from the coding sequence ATGAAGGCAGCAAAGTTTGTGAAGCCAGGCCGCATCGAGCTGGAGGAAGCACCGATGCCGACCATCGAAAAGCCGGGAGATGCCGTGATTCGGGTCATACGGGCCTGCGTGTGCGGATCCGACCTGTGGTGGTACCGGGGTATTTCCTCAATGCCCTCAGGCAGTCACGTAGGGCACGAGGCCATCGGCCTGGTCGAAAAGGTGGGCTCCGATGTCACTCATGTCAAACCTGGTGACTTCGTCATAGCGCCTTTCACCCATGGCTGCGGGCACTGCGCGGCCTGCAGGGCCGGCTTCGACGGTGACTGCCTTGATCCGGACAGGCGGGGGAGCGGCGGCTATCAGAGCGAGTATCTGCGATTCACCAACGCGGACTGGGCCTTGGTGCAGATTCCAGGCCAACCTGAGGACTACAGCGACGACATGCTCGACTCCCTGCTGACCCTCTCCGACGTGATGGCCACGGGTTATCATGCAGCCGCCACAGCCCAGGCCAAAGAGGGCGATACAGTCGTGGTCATAGGCGATGGAGCGGTGGGTCTGTGCGGAGTCTTAGCAGCCAAGCTGCGTGGGGCCGAACGCATCATCGCCATGAGCCGGCATGAGGACCGCCAGAGGTTGGCGCGTGAATTCGGAGCCACTGACATCGTGGCTGAACGCGGCGACGCTGCTGTGGAGCAGGTCATGGCTCTCACCGACGGAGCAGGAGCCGATGCGGTCCTGGAATGCGTGGGCACCGAACTGTCCACCGACACCGCCGTCAGGGTGGCCCGGCCCGGCGCAGTGGTCGGCCGGGTCGGCGTACCGCAGCAGGCTACCATGGACACCTCTAAGCTCTTCTGGCGCAATGTCGGTCTGCGAGGCGGGACGGCCGCAGTCACCACATATGACAGGCATCTGCTGCTTGACCAGGTGCTCAAGGGCAGCATCCAGCCAGGCAAGGTCTTCACCCAGCGCTTTGCCTTGGATCACATCCAGGAGGCCTATGAGGCCATGGACCAGCGCACCGCCATCAAATCCCTGGTGCTTGTTGGCGAATGA